In one window of Primulina tabacum isolate GXHZ01 chromosome 8, ASM2559414v2, whole genome shotgun sequence DNA:
- the LOC142553673 gene encoding putative complex I intermediate-associated protein 30 isoform X3 → MSRFRGLWQASVNATKRALSWNLEDLVPPNEKYIFNFSSAEELKRWHLYSDSEYGGLSSASLEIQNPVNGSSCTGLFSGNLSLDINESSKWNISRSGFCGMRSKKFDGFIDLDAYDTIALKLKGDGRCYISTIYTENWVNFPGQQEDNSWQAFVFVPKDNWYIAKIPLARYLPTWREGGFPGAKSGPGDFHIEVDWIKALRSQT, encoded by the exons ATGTCGAGGTTTCGCGGATTGTGGCAAGCTTCTGTTAATGCCACGAAAAGAG CTCTGTCGTGGAACCTTGAAGACTTAGTTCCtccaaatgaaaaatatatcttcaatttcagttcaGCAGAGGAGCTTAAAAGGTGGCACTTGTATTCAGATTCTGAATATGGAG GTTTATCATCAGCATCACTGGAGATTCAAAACCCTGTAAATGGGTCCAGTTGTACAG GACTGTTCTCAGGGAACCTTTCATTGGATATCAATGAAAGTTCAAAATGGAATATTAGTAGAAGTGGTTTCTGTGGAATGCGATCTAAAAAG TTTGATGGCTTCATTGATTTGGATGCATATGACACTATAGCACTTAAACTTAAAGGAGATGGTAGATGCTACATTTCTACT ATTTATACTGAAAATTGGGTAAATTTTCCTGGACAACAGGAAGATAACTCATGGCAAGCATTTGTTTTTGTGCCCAAGGACAACTGGTATATCGCAAAG ATTCCTCTTGCTCGATATCTCCCCACATGGAGAG AAGGTGGATTTCCAGGTGCTAAGTCTGGTCCAGGCGATTTTCACATTGAAGTTGACTGGATAAAAGCATTGAGATCCCAGACTTGA
- the LOC142553673 gene encoding putative complex I intermediate-associated protein 30 isoform X2, with the protein MSRFRGLWQASVNATKRALSWNLEDLVPPNEKYIFNFSSAEELKRWHLYSDSEYGGLSSASLEIQNPVNGSSCTGNLSLDINESSKWNISRSGFCGMRSKKFDGFIDLDAYDTIALKLKGDGRCYISTIYTENWVNFPGQQEDNSWQAFVFVPKDNWYIAKIPLARYLPTWRGNVIDAQLEMNPARIVGLSLSVNAEGGFPGAKSGPGDFHIEVDWIKALRSQT; encoded by the exons ATGTCGAGGTTTCGCGGATTGTGGCAAGCTTCTGTTAATGCCACGAAAAGAG CTCTGTCGTGGAACCTTGAAGACTTAGTTCCtccaaatgaaaaatatatcttcaatttcagttcaGCAGAGGAGCTTAAAAGGTGGCACTTGTATTCAGATTCTGAATATGGAG GTTTATCATCAGCATCACTGGAGATTCAAAACCCTGTAAATGGGTCCAGTTGTACAG GGAACCTTTCATTGGATATCAATGAAAGTTCAAAATGGAATATTAGTAGAAGTGGTTTCTGTGGAATGCGATCTAAAAAG TTTGATGGCTTCATTGATTTGGATGCATATGACACTATAGCACTTAAACTTAAAGGAGATGGTAGATGCTACATTTCTACT ATTTATACTGAAAATTGGGTAAATTTTCCTGGACAACAGGAAGATAACTCATGGCAAGCATTTGTTTTTGTGCCCAAGGACAACTGGTATATCGCAAAG ATTCCTCTTGCTCGATATCTCCCCACATGGAGAGGTAATGTTATTGATGCACAGTTAGAGATGAACCCAGCTCGAATAGTTGGTTTATCCCTGTCAGTCAATGCAGAAGGTGGATTTCCAGGTGCTAAGTCTGGTCCAGGCGATTTTCACATTGAAGTTGACTGGATAAAAGCATTGAGATCCCAGACTTGA
- the LOC142553673 gene encoding putative complex I intermediate-associated protein 30 isoform X1, with translation MSRFRGLWQASVNATKRALSWNLEDLVPPNEKYIFNFSSAEELKRWHLYSDSEYGGLSSASLEIQNPVNGSSCTGLFSGNLSLDINESSKWNISRSGFCGMRSKKFDGFIDLDAYDTIALKLKGDGRCYISTIYTENWVNFPGQQEDNSWQAFVFVPKDNWYIAKIPLARYLPTWRGNVIDAQLEMNPARIVGLSLSVNAEGGFPGAKSGPGDFHIEVDWIKALRSQT, from the exons ATGTCGAGGTTTCGCGGATTGTGGCAAGCTTCTGTTAATGCCACGAAAAGAG CTCTGTCGTGGAACCTTGAAGACTTAGTTCCtccaaatgaaaaatatatcttcaatttcagttcaGCAGAGGAGCTTAAAAGGTGGCACTTGTATTCAGATTCTGAATATGGAG GTTTATCATCAGCATCACTGGAGATTCAAAACCCTGTAAATGGGTCCAGTTGTACAG GACTGTTCTCAGGGAACCTTTCATTGGATATCAATGAAAGTTCAAAATGGAATATTAGTAGAAGTGGTTTCTGTGGAATGCGATCTAAAAAG TTTGATGGCTTCATTGATTTGGATGCATATGACACTATAGCACTTAAACTTAAAGGAGATGGTAGATGCTACATTTCTACT ATTTATACTGAAAATTGGGTAAATTTTCCTGGACAACAGGAAGATAACTCATGGCAAGCATTTGTTTTTGTGCCCAAGGACAACTGGTATATCGCAAAG ATTCCTCTTGCTCGATATCTCCCCACATGGAGAGGTAATGTTATTGATGCACAGTTAGAGATGAACCCAGCTCGAATAGTTGGTTTATCCCTGTCAGTCAATGCAGAAGGTGGATTTCCAGGTGCTAAGTCTGGTCCAGGCGATTTTCACATTGAAGTTGACTGGATAAAAGCATTGAGATCCCAGACTTGA